Genomic DNA from Cloeon dipterum chromosome 3, ieCloDipt1.1, whole genome shotgun sequence:
GCCAAGCACGGCGCCGCCACGAACACCGAGTTCTGGCGCGGCCGGTGCCCGTGGGGGCACACGCCCCCGGCGGCGGCCGAGTCGAGACTGACGTTCAGCTTGGAGCACTGCAGCCGCTGGTTGAGCGGGCAGGAGGGCGGCGACGCCGTCGGCGCCACCGCCGGCATCTCGAGCAGCGGACACGACGGCCGGTGTGACGACGGCTGGAACTTGGGCTGGTACGGCTCCAGCATCCGGATCTTGCCCCAGCGGTTGAAGAACAACGCGATCGCGCCCAcccacagcagcagcaccaggcACACGATCATCGCCTCTTCGGCCCGCACCAGCGGCGCCCCACTCCCGCGCGTCGTGCCCACAGCCGTGGCGTTCCCCACACCTGCAACacattacataaaattttaatacacgaagtcaataaattaaatcgatgaaaaatccaaaaatctaAAGGAGAAGCTCAgcttgcatttcattttttttaaattttaatcaaacacgTGCACATCAgtggggtccagattcgtgtgacgcgcagatatggcgtccggtggagtttggcgcgaaataacggtcacgtgaaaatactcgaaaatgaaaagaaccgagttttggtcaatattgtgacataatttgcattactcttaactaattgtgtcttttggatcgtaaaaacaaactctttacactcgtacggcaatccaaagagagctttttgtttcccacattcagacgccatcttggatctgcgcaaagcgaatcaattttatcgcatatctggaccccgctggtgCACATTTTTAGTTATGTGAcgaatttaaagtggaattttcCTAATCtagtacatattttaaatctaatttttgatcaatcgtgattttttttttaaatttagattgcCTATTTGATGGAACAAATTGGATGGATAATGTTTTTACTCTCTATCAAATTACAAGAATTTTTCCCAGATTGTTTTATACTGTGCTCGCCGATAAAccatataaatttattcacattCAGAAAATCAATGGAGTCTTTTATACGgttgataaaaaatgcatataaATCTGAATATTCCCTGTAGATTTAATGCCGCCTGCCAGTGGCAAggctatgcaacccgcgcgtcCGCAACGACAAGCACGTTGCCGACTAAAATCCTTTATATAAAAAGGGCAGGGTTGCGCATTGTAGATTTTAAGAAGCTTCCCGACAAAAAGATCGCATTGTTGTAGCTCTTTTGgccgattaaattttattttctttgggTTGTAATTCTTCTACGTGGTTTCAGCTTTAAAAGGGGTTTAGAGGTCAAATTCAGAATGGTTTGTCACTGGTGTTTTCATtgaactatttaattttttattttgtataaaattaaatctagaaCACAATTGGGAAGACTTTTCCAAGCGCTTTGGAAGTTAAATATCCCcaagaaacattttatataacacaaaatgttttaaaaatatgaggCTGAACAATCTATTTCCTGAAAAACACTGTTTGGACAgtgagaaaatttgagaattGAAGCCCAATTTTCGAGGGTTTGTCGGGCAACGACCGAAAATTATTCGAAATATTGGATGCAATATCATTTGGTCTATAAACAATTCgttttctacaatttgcaacaattaaaaGGATCTAGCTAgagtaaaatttccaatttttccaattttctccaaaatttacagcaattggccacattttcttttttcggttcctctcgtcaagatcaATTCAACAGTGTATGACACTTTTTGGGGGAAACtcttagttttgaaataaaatagtatttcaagtaaggagacagtccgcaccatttaaaaagcatgatAACTTCACAGCcacatttctaaaaaatttgcagtgctcgttaggtcaattttggcttcaactgaatcctaagggatgatttcattcattggcaacaaggattttccaggattttgtagtatcaatcctttttaaaaattaaaaactgctcCAATGGTCAAATCATGATATTATTGTATTTCAAGAAACCAACAGGTTTCTAAAGGCAATCTTCAATACATATACAGTATTTAATCATATTCCGCGTATGATCAGGCTCCACAggcaatttagacggttttaagtGTGTCTCAAAAATCTTAGAATGGCGTGATTCGCGCTCATTTGGTGTcttaaaacacattttgacGCCAAAAGATTATTAATCTTAAATTCCCGGACCTAAAAAGTGTACAGAAATATCACGAAATTACAGCTAATTCAATCTACTACCTGAAACTGCAGCTTCTAATTTCCAAGCAGTTGATGACAATAATTAAGATTTCTAACCACAAGGTAATTTGGAATAAGTTATTGACTATTAACAGACAGTGATTGCGGGCCTATCGAAGCTTTATTCACGGATCGCAGACACGCACTCGCGCACAGACAGAGAAGCCTTTAAAGTCAAAGGCCTTTGAAGGCGTAATTACACTCATTTTGAAAGGGTTGCGTGCCAGTGTAACAAGCCGCAATAATGAATGTTTGACGCGGCAAGGCGCAGTGCAAGCAGCAGAACAAAAAGCGCGCGAGAACGCGTGTGTGCTCGCTGGGCGACAAGCTTTTGTTGCACAAGCTCACTCTcgtgaaattatattttcgccGTCGGCATCCCGGCGTTCGCTGCATTgccattgtttgttttttccacGCTTTGTCcaaaccgaccgaccgaccaacaAACAAAACGAAACGAGATTTCGTGCCCGCAATCCACACGCGCGCTGAAATATGCAGTTGTCACCCGTCGACGCCGCAGCATTCGCGTTTTACGCCAATCGAAAGCGCGCGGATGCTGCGTTTTGCATTATTCATGGCCGGACGTTGCTCCGCTCTGCGCGCTGACCAACCCAATCATCATTTTTGCCGCATCGACAGCACACATTTTACCTCATTTCCCAATATTGGGGCAGTGTGCAAacataatacaaataataaaagtcaAAAACTTGGTTGTCTTTGTGCTGATAACAGAGGCAAGAGGGATTCTAagttataatttcaaatttaactttttttatttattgaatttatttatttaaatatatttaatttaatatatcaaaattttaatttatttaaattagcaatgcacaaaaaataaattgcctcGGGGCATATATAGGagattaaaacttaaattagataaattggTTTCATGTTAATACTTATTCTGAAAGCATGCCCGTACTTTGACAAAATCTATTGGTTCATTTTCACTCTCGACCATGATCTTCAAAGTAGGTGAGAAAttgaaccctggcgtcagggtagcccccTCAAacgattgaattaattaaattcctattTGTTATCCACTTGAACAATGGCGGGAGGCTCAGTTCGATCTGCAAAATCTGCTCACCGTTGGAACGGCCAAGTCAAacggtttaaaaaattgaaactcaaattaaaaatttgctctggtaaaaatcagcagtttttATCTCTACTTGGGAGTGtggagatttaaatttatcattttctttttcaaatttatcgatttttatttaactaatttcCATTTACTAACTGTCAAAAACATTTCGCGTCCTTAACTGAATTTTAAGgcgtttcaaattattttttaatacgttgcctaatttaaaatttcaaatattaattttttttcaaatgagaaacaaacaaaaagggGCGTCTCTCACGGCCCTGTTCTGCTGCGGACGCTGTCAGTGTATCGGAGAAAATGTGGAGCGTGTAATTGCGTTGATTGGACGCTGCGGGTGCGCGCCAccgatgatttattttgcctttgCACCGGCTGACTGATGAATTCGATGACTTGGTGAAGCGTACAGCTCTAGATTAAAGCTGcgcagcaataataataacaacaatcCATCCGTAGAAGGGTTGAAATATTACTTCCGTACGCGGAttggaatttgcattttattgtattcGAGAGGATGACagcggaaaattttaattaaattagctatGTACTGACCTGTAACCTCACCGGAGCCCATGAGGCCGCTGCTGTCGTCTGCTGTGGGGTCGTCCTCGCCCATGCCCGGAGGATCAGGTGACGGCGCTGGCAGCGGGTTGTGCGGTTTTTTGCGtctgaaaacagaaaaaagactcaattaacaaattgtttgtttacattgTCAAGTTTTTGCCAAGATTTGtaaaagttttaaagtggatcttGAGGCTAACAATtaagaaacattttaagttGTTGGCTAATGTATGCGGTTTATTGAGACTTTTCTTTGAGTAACATTTCACCTTTACAAAGTGAAACAATTTAACGAGGACCGActaacaattcaatttaagcTCTGCGAAGTTTctcaaaagattaaataaatttttagtcgatgatcttttcttttaattttgatttccatCCAACTATCGAATGGTGTGCGAAATTTGTGGTAATTTCCTtctaatgaaataaatcctgatttatttattttatttattatttttcatcatatttttatattagagAAAATGCTTGCCAGCTGATtagtatgaaaattttgaagctgatttatttagaaatttaaacggcaacctgggaacCATTTTGGATACTTAACATTGGTTGAAAAATATCTGTCTAGATTAGGAGGTTTGAGTAATAATAGTTTTTTCTTCCCTATTAGTAGTGGAAAACAAGGTAAATCAATATTCTGGCAAGGAATTTCTGTTCTTGATTTTGTCAGGAATCTAGAAAAATGTATCCAATAACTCCATTTGCTtgaaaaaactttgattttaaggAACTCCCATCTCTTAGAGTCGTGAAAGTTTGGATCTTTGTCTGCTCTTATCGGTTGGGAGCGTGCGTTGGGACAATGTGATGTGGCACTGTGTAACAGGGGGCGGCGAATTGAATCGGGAagaggcggtggcggcggcagggaGCGTGGGATCGATACACGCGCTGTTCCTGGACCTGCTCTTCCTCTCACTTTGCCCTCTTCTCTCtccattctctctctctcggcgggAGGGTGGGTGGGAGGACGGCGATGGCGGGTAATAATAAGCGAGAGCGTGCATTATTTATCGTTTCGCAAGCACCGGGGCACAGGGCAGACGGACGGACGGGTGGGTGGGCGGCGGGGGTGTCACACATCTGGCCGGCCGTCCGTCTGTTTGCTTTGCCGCGCGCACAATGGCCGTGCCAATCGAGGCCGATTGACGCGGAAATAATACGCTCTATTGATACCCTGCCTGGCCGCCCGACAAAGGACAAAGGCCTCCATGGCTGGAcccaatttttagatttcattCAGCTAACACTGACCAGCGCTTTTTATCGCATCtgaaagtcaattttttaggTTGGAGGAATTGATACTGATAAACCCGGAAAATCCTAATTGCGAATGCATGAACTTAATCCCTATGGATTTATTCAAAGCCAAATTGATCTCGGTTGCACTGtgaattgttgaaaaattagcaCTTTTCCAATTATATGTAAGGACTGTGTCCCTACTTGATTTTcagaataaatcaaaagagAAGTTTCATTGATTGACGTGGGAATTGAACACACGCCTTTTATAGAAAGGACAAAAAGGTTTGGCTGGACCAGATTTCTCGATTTTTCTCCACAAAGAGCGGATTCGAGGAAAACTGTCTCCCGCGTTTTATCGCTTTGCAGGATCCATTTTTAGTCTCGGGGCGCGGACCGACCTTTGGCATCTGGCGAATAAACAACGGCGGGGCCGAAATTGAAAGAGACCGTGCTCTTATTAGGGCGGCGGCAAAAGCTCTCGACGACGAGCACAGCACGCCGCTTGTTATCTCCGTCTCCGAGTTTGTCCGTCCGCCGCGCCAGCCCTCGAGCGGCCCTCGCGCGCTCGATCGGTAATTGAATCCGCCGCGCGCCTAATGAACGAATAAATTTATGGCCCGTCATCCCGCCCAACCGGCCGGCGAATCGAGAAAGGAAGGgtcgtaatttttattttacttcgaATCGACCCCACAATAACGCAggacgcaaaataaaaacatccaCATTGCATAGAGAGAAAGAGTTTTTTTCTGGAAGGtttgaaattgagaaataaaatctttttttaatatttttaccgtTGAAAATATCCTAAATCGATCTTTTCAATAGAAAACTGTTAAGAAATTGGTCTATGTTTAagtttcaaacatttttcactCATACAACTCTGAAAAACCTTTGcactgaaaattgttttaatactTCAAAcatctttaattttcaattttgaatttcaaatcgtaattagatattaatttttttcggaatcaccgaaaaatattggaaattttaacaccaatctaccctgaaaattttgtgatgaTGATATGACATGTGTCGTTTATTAGATATTTCGGGTCGAAGATCAAAGCCTGGTtgaaggtcaaaggtcaaattataaatttcacgcGAGATCTCGGCTTCTAGTCGTCACaactgcaaaaactgcataccgtttGAATCGTCTTGATTTCCCCTGACGAGCCAAAAAGGTTTCAGGGTGATTCCCATCCCTCCTTTTCAACCCCTATCTACCCCTCGTCttaaaggaatttaaaattaatttcttcgaGCGCTTATTGCACTGCAACTGGCCCTGAAAGTTTTTAATACACCATTCCTCATCAACCCCTTACTCACCCCTTTATAAATAACCGTATATGATTATCCtaacaaatttacaaattacaatgaaatgaaaatgtattcattaatttccattcttttgtcaattttccgCCCTTCCCTGCTTTTACCGATCGCTGTCTGTAGAGAGAAGAAGAGCTATATGTTATTATTCTAATGAATATTGGTGAGTGTGCAGGCTGCGTGATGCGGAAACGCAAATTTGCATACATAGACGCTTGTGCCAACACAGGCAAGCGAGCGTCGAAATTCGATTTCCGACGACGACACACGGggtgattaattaattccgaCGCTTTTTGCTGCCAACACACGCTGCAATCTCGCCCAAGATGACGTGAATTAATCGTCGCGGCCGTCCAAAGGGTCGTTTTGCACCCTTCCCAAGTGAAAACGCGGGCCAGGGTCAATTTATTATCTAAATTGTTGGTGCCATGCAGGCATTCAAAAACTACTCGCCGGAAAAGACCGTCTCGAGAAGAAGTTCCAACAGTCGAGAATCGAGTTAAGGCGAAAGTTTGCCACGTTGAATTATTAAACGGCGCGACGGGGGTTAAACGGGGCGCTTTATTTGCTCTGCAGGCTCGGCTGCAAGCCAGTGCATCAAACTTTCACCGAGCTCGCCGACATTTGTTACAAACAAACTTGGGAGACTTATTTCGGTCACGCACCTTTTGCTGCTCATCGCGGATCGATGCCAATCGCAGCccaaaaaaacatattttaatgcGGCGCCGCGTGTTTCACGACCATAAAAAAGTGTGCAgtatatatttcataaataagaTGAGAGAGCGTGTTTCGGGTCGGAGACCTTCAGCGCGGCTCCCTTCGCCTTCGCACGATCAATCACCGCCGGAAACGAGCCATCAAATCGCAATTTATCTTTCCGCCCCTCGACGCATTTGCAAGGAAATTGCGACCGCAGCCTAATGCACTTTCCCCGGCGCTGAATTatgatttcattattaaagccgcctcattaaaattaaccattCTCAAGAcaatgaaattattgtaatttttcctacacaagtattttaaaatctaattaaagtGTAgattaatacatatttattagattttacaactcttggatttttaaaatgttaaatcgaGAAAAAGACGATCAgtgggtcattttttataatgcggaaaaaacttatattttttctcaagcgTTTGTATACTTTTGGCTTAGTAGTTTTCTACTCAAAACACAGcgttaattattgatttttttaagaaattaaacatttattctgaaagctgacaAAACTCCctatatttttacacattttccaaatatttgaaatttaaataaatttacttgctGGTTagtttggcatttttttaacttaaatttgaacacaaaattgccaagaaggaaattcaatataaatgccgcagaaaaaaactgcatttcgTTCAGGGCAACTGGAAAGAGAGAAGCATGTCTGACTTATTTGTTGGTTTCCTTTCTTTCAATTGAGTTGGTCGACTGACGGGCCGTAAAATCGTTCCGTTTGCCATTTGTAATTGAAACAAGCCGCTCTCTTTCCGGCCAATTCAAACTGACCGACGTGTGCTTGGCGTCGAAAGCAGCAGCTAGCTCTTTTCTTGGATCCGGCAGGTACAAAGGAATTTAATCACGCCCGGCGTCGCCACCGCGCGCTTTTCTTTTCGCACGCTCAAAGCAGGCTCCTTTCCAATTCCAATCGGCTCGAGAATTCTTTGCCTCCGCAGAGACTGAGCTGGGCAAACGTTTTTCCGCCACTAACAACGATTGGTATTCGAACCATTGAAGTAGTCTCTTCCccttttcacaaaataataaaggaaAAAGGGAGCCAATTTGTATAGTTTAACATGATTTTTTAGGAGATTTGTGAAtggggctgtgaattttagtcgtttttttattttaggggGAAAAGAAGGTTTAAGAAAGATTTTTGGTACATCAGTCTATTTTACACTGCTTTGATTGAAATGTAGCACTTTtctaacatttattttttatttaatttagatgagtttaatttttacggtCTACCATTGCACTAAATAcatgaacatattttttgtatccAAGTTTTTGATTAGATTCTTCTTCCCAGCTGCAAAAATcgaatcaaaaaaattatttgtgcttTTCCTTATCTTGTATACGGATtaaacgcaatttttaatataaattatcaaaattgatgATCCCATGGTAAAaaagactgacaaaataagttaaaaaatattaatgaaaccaatttttaccacgtgaaaaaataaaattactgaaaaccgattaaaaatttaattatgaataaattttctgatgcaaaaaaattaaatgcacttTCTCAGTGCTCTTTAAACCGATtaagacggttttagacgCTCTGTTTGGTTTTTATAGATTTAGATGGTTTGAAGTAGGTTCAAACGGCTAAAAATTACAAGATTCATGCTCATAGGATCGTCCCATGGCGATTGGATgctaagaaaaaaagaaataatcgaCCGAATAGAATTCACATCTCTCTATTACTAccatactttttatttattcctggAATTTAATAACCTGCAGTTGAGGAAATGTTAATTGCTCGAATAGGTTTGAATTTGACGCACTGTACTGTACAGCCGTAAGAATAAAAGAGAATTGTGTCTGTGGGAGTGCAGAGCGTGTACAAGAGGCCAATTAGAGAGCGAGTGGTGCAAAAAAACGAGCCGCGAGTTCGCTGCTGCAATTACTGCATTAGCCCTAATTGCGGGGCCAAGAGCACGCAACGCTCCAACTGCTGCCGCAAAAACGTGTCTCTCTCCACCTCGTGCCAATTAAACAGAAACTTGAGCAGTTGAAAGGGTTGAGAAGGAGATGAAGAAAAAACGGGTCCAGTTTGTTCATTCCAAATTGCCTTGTGTGCTTTGGAAAAGTTTACGAAGCTGCGTACGAGCGAGAGTTTCGGCTTTCCAATTATTATCCAAATACGTTCGGAGAAAATAAAGGAGCTTTATTCAGGGTTAGGTCTGTTTAATGAACTAATACTCTTTAGAAAcgaagaaaaatatgtttaaattcaaatattacctgcaaagaaataaatagatgCAAgagaatttgtgaaaaattaaaaatattaaaataaataacaaaaaaattagttaaaataaaaaacaaagagatagtcctaaataaaaattctgaaaaaacaGGTCAGTGTGTTTAGTTGCCCGCTCTTTTGACAAACCCTGAGTTCAGAGgtgagtttttgttttaatatgcGTCGTTGGTGCGGCATCGAGCGGCCGGTCGGGGGCTAAATTTGTTTCGTAGCCGACCGCAGGGATGAAAGTTTTATAAGCGCGTGAAATCGATGGAGGTAAAAAGAGTTTTTTCAAAGGTGATGCGTGCGTGTGacatcgatttatttattttttccccatTTCAGCTGCTGCTTCTCGGGGTGCAATCGATCCCCGAAAGTTGGTATTTTCGGCTGGCCACTCGTAAATGCGTAATGAGAGCTAGCCTTTTCTCACCCAGCCAGCATCCCCCGCGCGGCGCGCACTTTTCGCCCCCTGGAACGACGTGAGCGCAATTGCAAACTTTGATCCTGCGCCAgtgcctgctttttatttatttccgcGAGTGTCTCAGCTGCGAAAATCCGCAGCGCACCAACAACCCCACTGTGCGCATCactcttaaatattaaacgcGGCCGCGTGTCTTTTTCCTCTGCCCGGCTGCAAAGAGAGGCACTCGCTCATTCCTCTGGGCTAATCCGCAACGCGCGGGGAAAGGCTAACACCCTGCTTTGTGAGAAGAATTATTCAACAAAGCTGCGTGAATTTTATAGacggtggatttttttttatctgggACCATTAAAAAAGAACGAAATAAAGGCAATTTTAATCCATTATCCGCCCCATACATCTgcagcttttaaattaatcgtgTGACTCGACGCCAAAAGCTATGCCGTAATTTTTGGGGTGGTGTTTTCTGCTTGCAAAAGGACCAGACCAGGTCGAAACataattcaaatgttttgtACAACACACATAGAGGACAAGTacgattttttcttcatttttggaatttaacaAAGGATTTCCAGGgcaaaatttgttgttttatttttctaacctAAAAAGAGGTACAAAATAATGTCATTTAAACTATGTGGAAACTATATTTACTGAAAAACGTCTAAATTTGACTATTTTTCTGATTGTTCATTATACAAAACAGCGGGGGCtggattcgtgcgacgcgcagatatggcgtccggtggagtatggtgcgaaaaaacggaaaatgcgcgaaaagaaccaagttttcgtcaatattgtgacataattttcattacttttactaattgtgtcttttggatcgtaaaaacaaactcttgacactcgtacggcttttggtttcccacattcagacgccatcttagATCAGCGCAGtaggaaccaattttatcgcacatatggaccccgctgataaaaataattaacttatttgcccaaaaattcccatttcttttttaaaattaatccgcAACCCTACTCTATGCataacaaaatcaatatcCCCCTGAAAACCTAATTGACATccagttttgtttaaaagcatttaatttacattttgatgAGCTGGAAAGTTGGAAAAGTGTGTCGTTGAGAGCTGTCGGTCGGTGGTCGAGGGTCAGTGGCATGGAAAAGCGGTGCTCTCGTCGCTTGCGCGATTAATCCGGCCGGCGACACGTGTCAATTAATCCTCGGCACACAATTAAAAAGTCGCGGCTCGTTCCGACGGACGGACAGGACAATCTTTTTTAACGAAAGAGCGCATCAAATTTAGTTTCCGCTCGCTGAGCtcatttgatttgcaaatGCTTCACGCCAATTTTAACTTGTGCCAACGAGTTTGTTCCGCGACGTCTGgctttcatttccattttctccaactgcgcgagcaacaa
This window encodes:
- the LOC135940171 gene encoding uncharacterized protein LOC135940171 isoform X2, coding for MTSEPPPQQRHVHRRRRNRGPTRKHHAMEPPLPPEALTASRRKKPHNPLPAPSPDPPGMGEDDPTADDSSGLMGSGEVTGVGNATAVGTTRGSGAPLVRAEEAMIVCLVLLLWVGAIALFFNRWGKIRMLEPYQPKFQPSSHRPSCPLLEMPAVAPTASPPSCPLNQRLQCSKLNVSLDSAAAGGVCPHGHRPRQNSVFVAAPCLAAHLAPPPRKAKSAVDLQELFLEHEASELLRPRPLLFRAGGGRRASTLLPPLLPTVPDLPLTVEPPTPTPDSAPQPPPHHHPQQCHVVVETPPKPPPPPAPAILRVTHV